In the genome of Tachysurus vachellii isolate PV-2020 chromosome 9, HZAU_Pvac_v1, whole genome shotgun sequence, one region contains:
- the znf710a gene encoding zinc finger protein 710a isoform X2 produces MRALKHLKHHSRSNVEEQAVPLVHCYNDVMGNVADAGTQTDPVVVLSLAQAAVLGLISQNEIFGTTIAPNGFCTGEARECPPPPPEAMEYEYSDQLIGANGDYLPEPNGENRRPNGLLGVGKRRSGPRGKGKRQQSENSEAAELAKKSIDVQTWVKGERPEYSRSCYYSKVHYNDSESEVLDLAPDRLMLKEEQNKSSPAHAKEANNLQNDPDSETTSQDANHTQELESGSQPVEEGSKEEGHDDQRALNIKTPEEEVSPVMRRYYESSVLTYEAAEPDLTPAEYDDGVQVATWADGENPAVRRVQIDRLDVNVQIDESYCVDVGEGLKRWKCRMCEKSYTSKYNLVTHILGHSGIKPHECLHCGKLFKQPSHLQTHLLTHQGTRPHKCTVCKKAFTQTSHLKRHMLQHSDIKPYSCRFCGRGFAYPSELRTHEAKHENGRCHICTQCTMEFPTYAHLRRHQVSHQGPAAFQCSECHKSFAYRSQLQNHLMKHQNMRPHICSECGLEFAQVHHLKQHLLTHKGMKEYKCDVCSREFTLSANLKRHMLIHTSMRPFQCHICFKTFVQKQTLKTHMIVHLPVKPFKCKVCGKSFNRMYNLLGHMHLHAGSKPFKCPYCSSKFNLKGNLSRHMKVKHGILDVLPDGQDSHPDMEGQEDYEEDSFDYSERENLASNNTQDLARLAEMGYYNYTKAAAYYTTA; encoded by the exons ATGAGAGCTTTGAAACACCTTAAACATCATTCCAGGAGCAATGTG GAGGAGCAGGCAGTTCCTCTGGTGCACTGCTACAATGACGTGATGGGGAATGTAGCGGATGCTGGCACTCAGACTGATCCCGTGGTGGTCCTATCCCTGGCTCAAGCCGCTGTGCTAGGCCTCATATCTCAGAATGAAATCTTTGGCACCACCATCGCACCTAATGGCTTTTGCACTGGGGAGGCACGTGAATGCCCCCCTCCACCCCCAGAGGCAATGGAGTATGAGTATTCAGACCAGTTGATTGGGGCAAATGGAGACTACCTACCTGAGCCCAATGGAGAAAATAGGAGGCCAAATGGACTTTTGGGGGTGGGGAAGAGGCGTTCGGGACCTCGGGGAAAAGGAAAGAGGCAACAAAGTGAAAACAGTGAGGCAGCAGAACTGGCTAAGAAATCCATAGATGTACAGACATGGGTGAAAGGAGAGCGACCTGAGTATTCAAGATCCTGTTACTACTCAAAGGTTCATTATAATGACAGCGAGTCTGAAGTGTTGGATCTTGCTCCCGATAGACTGATGTTAAAGgaggaacaaaataaaagtagCCCTGCACATGCAAAGGAGGCAAACAACTTACAGAATGATCCAGATTCAGAAACAACGTCACAAGATGCTAATCACACACAGGAATTAGAATCAGGCAGCCAGCCTGTGGAAGAAGGCTCTAAAGAGGAGGGGCATGATGACCAAAGAGCACTGAATATTAAGACACCTGAGGAGGAAGTGAGCCCTGTGATGAGGCGCTACTATGAATCTAGTGTTTTGACCTACGAAGCTGCTGAGCCAGACCTGACACCAGCAGAATATGATGATGGTGTGCAGGTGGCAACATGGGCAGATGGTGAGAATCCTGCAGTTCGCCGTGTGCAGATTGACCGCCTGGATGTCAATGTGCAAATCGATGAGTCATATTGTGTGGATGTGGGTGAAGGCCTGAAGCGCTGGAAGTGTCGAATGTGTGAGAAGTCATACACGTCAAAGTATAATCTGGTGACACACATCCTGGGTCACAGTGGGATCAAGCCACATGAATGTCTGCACTGTGGAAAACTTTTCAAGCAACCAAGCCACCTGCAGACACATCTGCTTACACACCAAGGCACAAGGCCACATAAATGTACTGTGTGCAAGAAGGCCTTCACACAGACCAGCCACCTCAAGCGGCATATGCTGCAGCATAGTGACATTAAGCCATACAGCTGCCGTTTCTGTGGACGTGGGTTTGCCTACCCCAGCGAATTGCGCACACATGAGGCCAAGCATGAGAATGGGAGGTGTCATATTTGCACACAATGCACCATGGAATTCCCCACCTATGCCCACCTCAGGCGACACCAGGTCAGTCACCAGGGGCCTGCCGCCTTCCAGTGTAGTGAGTGCCACAAGAGCTTTGCCTACCGGAGCCAGCTGCAGAACCACTTAATGAAGCATCAAAACATGCGACCCCATATTTGTTCTGAGTGTGGCTTAGAGTTTGCACAGGTTCACCACCTCAAGCAGCACCTGCTCACACACAAG gggATGAAAGAGTacaagtgtgatgtgtgttctcGTGAGTTCACCCTGTCAGCCAATCTGAAGCGGCACATGCTGATCCACACCAGTATGCGACCTTTCCAGTGCCACATCTGCTTTAAGACCTTCGTCCAGAAGCAGACTCTCAAAACTCACATGATTGTTCACCTTCCAGTGAAGCCCTTCAAATGCAAG GTGTGTGGGAAGTCATTTAATAGAATGTACAACCTACTTGGCCACATGCACCTTCATGCTGGTAGCAAGCCCTTCAAGTGCCCCTACTGCAGCAGCAAGTTCAACCTAAAGGGAAATCTGAGCAGGCATATGAAAGTGAAGCATGGCATTCTTGATGTCTTGCCAGATGGGCAAG ACAGCCACCCTGATATGGAGGGCCAAGAGGACTATGAGGAAGACAGCTTTGACTACAGTGAAAGAGAAAATCTGGCTAGCAACAACACACAAGATCTGGCCAGACTGGCTGAGATGGGCTATTACAACTATACAAAGGCTGCTGCTTACTACACCACAGCATAA
- the znf710a gene encoding zinc finger protein 710a isoform X1, whose protein sequence is MRALKHLKHHSRSNVEEQAVPLVHCYNDVMGNVADAGTQTDPVVVLSLAQAAVLGLISQNEIFGTTIAPNGFCTGEARECPPPPPEAMEYEYSDQLIGANGDYLPEPNGENRRPNGLLGVGKRRSGPRGKGKRQQSENSEAAELAKKSIDVQTWVKGERPEYSRSCYYSKVHYNDSESEVLDLAPDRLMLKEEQNKSSPAHAKEANNLQNDPDSETTSQDANHTQELESGSQPVEEGSKEEGHDDQRALNIKTPEEEVSPVMRRYYESSVLTYEAAEPDLTPAEYDDGVQVATWADGENPAVRRVQIDRLDVNVQIDESYCVDVGEGLKRWKCRMCEKSYTSKYNLVTHILGHSGIKPHECLHCGKLFKQPSHLQTHLLTHQGTRPHKCTVCKKAFTQTSHLKRHMLQHSDIKPYSCRFCGRGFAYPSELRTHEAKHENGRCHICTQCTMEFPTYAHLRRHQVSHQGPAAFQCSECHKSFAYRSQLQNHLMKHQNMRPHICSECGLEFAQVHHLKQHLLTHKVLAQQALENKGMKEYKCDVCSREFTLSANLKRHMLIHTSMRPFQCHICFKTFVQKQTLKTHMIVHLPVKPFKCKVCGKSFNRMYNLLGHMHLHAGSKPFKCPYCSSKFNLKGNLSRHMKVKHGILDVLPDGQDSHPDMEGQEDYEEDSFDYSERENLASNNTQDLARLAEMGYYNYTKAAAYYTTA, encoded by the exons ATGAGAGCTTTGAAACACCTTAAACATCATTCCAGGAGCAATGTG GAGGAGCAGGCAGTTCCTCTGGTGCACTGCTACAATGACGTGATGGGGAATGTAGCGGATGCTGGCACTCAGACTGATCCCGTGGTGGTCCTATCCCTGGCTCAAGCCGCTGTGCTAGGCCTCATATCTCAGAATGAAATCTTTGGCACCACCATCGCACCTAATGGCTTTTGCACTGGGGAGGCACGTGAATGCCCCCCTCCACCCCCAGAGGCAATGGAGTATGAGTATTCAGACCAGTTGATTGGGGCAAATGGAGACTACCTACCTGAGCCCAATGGAGAAAATAGGAGGCCAAATGGACTTTTGGGGGTGGGGAAGAGGCGTTCGGGACCTCGGGGAAAAGGAAAGAGGCAACAAAGTGAAAACAGTGAGGCAGCAGAACTGGCTAAGAAATCCATAGATGTACAGACATGGGTGAAAGGAGAGCGACCTGAGTATTCAAGATCCTGTTACTACTCAAAGGTTCATTATAATGACAGCGAGTCTGAAGTGTTGGATCTTGCTCCCGATAGACTGATGTTAAAGgaggaacaaaataaaagtagCCCTGCACATGCAAAGGAGGCAAACAACTTACAGAATGATCCAGATTCAGAAACAACGTCACAAGATGCTAATCACACACAGGAATTAGAATCAGGCAGCCAGCCTGTGGAAGAAGGCTCTAAAGAGGAGGGGCATGATGACCAAAGAGCACTGAATATTAAGACACCTGAGGAGGAAGTGAGCCCTGTGATGAGGCGCTACTATGAATCTAGTGTTTTGACCTACGAAGCTGCTGAGCCAGACCTGACACCAGCAGAATATGATGATGGTGTGCAGGTGGCAACATGGGCAGATGGTGAGAATCCTGCAGTTCGCCGTGTGCAGATTGACCGCCTGGATGTCAATGTGCAAATCGATGAGTCATATTGTGTGGATGTGGGTGAAGGCCTGAAGCGCTGGAAGTGTCGAATGTGTGAGAAGTCATACACGTCAAAGTATAATCTGGTGACACACATCCTGGGTCACAGTGGGATCAAGCCACATGAATGTCTGCACTGTGGAAAACTTTTCAAGCAACCAAGCCACCTGCAGACACATCTGCTTACACACCAAGGCACAAGGCCACATAAATGTACTGTGTGCAAGAAGGCCTTCACACAGACCAGCCACCTCAAGCGGCATATGCTGCAGCATAGTGACATTAAGCCATACAGCTGCCGTTTCTGTGGACGTGGGTTTGCCTACCCCAGCGAATTGCGCACACATGAGGCCAAGCATGAGAATGGGAGGTGTCATATTTGCACACAATGCACCATGGAATTCCCCACCTATGCCCACCTCAGGCGACACCAGGTCAGTCACCAGGGGCCTGCCGCCTTCCAGTGTAGTGAGTGCCACAAGAGCTTTGCCTACCGGAGCCAGCTGCAGAACCACTTAATGAAGCATCAAAACATGCGACCCCATATTTGTTCTGAGTGTGGCTTAGAGTTTGCACAGGTTCACCACCTCAAGCAGCACCTGCTCACACACAAGGTACTAGCACAGCAGGCCCTCGAAAACAAG gggATGAAAGAGTacaagtgtgatgtgtgttctcGTGAGTTCACCCTGTCAGCCAATCTGAAGCGGCACATGCTGATCCACACCAGTATGCGACCTTTCCAGTGCCACATCTGCTTTAAGACCTTCGTCCAGAAGCAGACTCTCAAAACTCACATGATTGTTCACCTTCCAGTGAAGCCCTTCAAATGCAAG GTGTGTGGGAAGTCATTTAATAGAATGTACAACCTACTTGGCCACATGCACCTTCATGCTGGTAGCAAGCCCTTCAAGTGCCCCTACTGCAGCAGCAAGTTCAACCTAAAGGGAAATCTGAGCAGGCATATGAAAGTGAAGCATGGCATTCTTGATGTCTTGCCAGATGGGCAAG ACAGCCACCCTGATATGGAGGGCCAAGAGGACTATGAGGAAGACAGCTTTGACTACAGTGAAAGAGAAAATCTGGCTAGCAACAACACACAAGATCTGGCCAGACTGGCTGAGATGGGCTATTACAACTATACAAAGGCTGCTGCTTACTACACCACAGCATAA
- the idh2 gene encoding isocitrate dehydrogenase [NADP], mitochondrial isoform X1, with the protein MVIHSTLHLIQSGRLEVVYQLKMAGYLKVLGFLTRSATLSKSHAVIAAQGCQTLQQRNYADRRIKVAQPVVEMDGDEMTRIIWEFIKEKLILTNVDVELKYFDLGLPYRDQTDDQVTIDSALATKKYNVAVKCATITPDEARVEEFNLKKMWKSPNGTIRNILGGTVFREPIICKNIPRLVPGWTQPITIGRHAFGDQYRATDFVVNAPGKFKISFTPADGSKGQEWEVFNFPGGGCGMGMYNTDESITGFAHSCFQYAIQKKWPLYMSTKNTILKAYDGRFKDIFQDIFEKKYKPEFDKLKIWYEHRLIDDMVAQVLKSSGAFVWACKNYDGDVQSDILAQGFGSLGLMTSVLVCPDGKTIEAEAAHGTVTRHYREHQKGRPTSTNPIASIFAWTRGLEHRGKLDANPDLIKFSQTLERVCVETVEKGIMTKDLAGCIHGLSNVKINEHYVNTTDFLDAIKTNLDKVLGK; encoded by the exons ATGGTAATTCATTCTACTCTTCACTTGATTCAGAGTGGACGACTAGAAGTAGTCTATCAGCTAAAGATGGCAGGTTATCTAAAGGTCCTCGGTTTTCTCACCAGGTCTGCTACTTTATCCAAAAGCCACGCGGTCATTGCTGCTCAAGGTTGCCAGACTTTACAACAGAGGAACT ATGCTGACCGGCGCATCAAGGTCGCTCAACCAGTTGTGGAGATGGATGGAGATGAGATGACTAGGATAATCTGGGAATTCATCAAAGAAAAG CTCATCCTAACAAATGTTGATGTGGAGCTAAAATACTTTGACCTTGGCCTACCCTACCGTGACCAGACTGATGACCAGGTTACCATTGACTCAGCCTTAGCAACCAAGAAGTACAATGTTGCTGTCAAATGCGCAACTATCACACCTGACGAGGCCAGGGTTGAAG AGTTCAACTTgaagaaaatgtggaaaagtccTAATGGAACCATCAGAAACATTTTGGGTGGCACGGTTTTTCGTGAACCTATCATCTGCAAGAACATTCCCAGACTTGTTCCTGGTTGGACACAGCCTATCACAATTGGCAGACATGCCTTTGGTGACCAG TACAGAGCCACAGACTTTGTTGTGAATGCACCAGGAAAATTTAAGATCAGCTTTACTCCAGCTGATGGAAGCAAAGGCCAGGAATGGGAAGTATTCAATTTCCCTGGGGGTGGCTGTGGAATGGGCATGTACAATACTGATGAG TCCATCACTGGCTTTGCTCACAGCTGTTTCCAGTATGCTATCCAGAAAAAATGGCCTCTCTACATGAGCACCAAGAATACCATCTTGAAAGCGTATGATGGGCGCTTTAAGGACATCTTCCAGGACATCTTTGAGAA GAAATATAAGCCAGAGTTTGACAAACTGAAGATCTGGTATGAACATAGACTTATTGATGACATGGTGGCACAAGTTTTGAAGTCTTCTGGTGCTTTTGTTTGGGCTTGCAAGAACTATGATGGAGATGTCCAGTCTGATATTTTGGCTCAAG GTTTTGGCTCCCTGGGTTTGATGACCTCTGTTCTAGTGTGTCCTGATGGAAAGACCATTGAGGCTGAAGCTGCTCATGGCACAGTCACTAGGCATTACCGTGAGCATCAGAAG GGAAGACCAACCAGCACCAATCCTATTGCAAGCATCTTTGCATGGACCAGGGGACTGGAGCACAGAGGCAAGCTTGATGCAAACCCAGATTTGATTAA GTTTTCCCAGACTcttgaacgtgtgtgtgtggagactgTGGAGAAGGGGATTATGACCAAGGATCTGGCTGGCTGCATCCATGGACTGTCAAA CGTTAAGATTAATGAGCATTATGTGAACACCACGGACTTCCTAGATGCAATCAAGACCAACCTGGACAAAGTCCTGGGTAAATGA
- the idh2 gene encoding isocitrate dehydrogenase [NADP], mitochondrial isoform X2: MDGDEMTRIIWEFIKEKLILTNVDVELKYFDLGLPYRDQTDDQVTIDSALATKKYNVAVKCATITPDEARVEEFNLKKMWKSPNGTIRNILGGTVFREPIICKNIPRLVPGWTQPITIGRHAFGDQYRATDFVVNAPGKFKISFTPADGSKGQEWEVFNFPGGGCGMGMYNTDESITGFAHSCFQYAIQKKWPLYMSTKNTILKAYDGRFKDIFQDIFEKKYKPEFDKLKIWYEHRLIDDMVAQVLKSSGAFVWACKNYDGDVQSDILAQGFGSLGLMTSVLVCPDGKTIEAEAAHGTVTRHYREHQKGRPTSTNPIASIFAWTRGLEHRGKLDANPDLIKFSQTLERVCVETVEKGIMTKDLAGCIHGLSNVKINEHYVNTTDFLDAIKTNLDKVLGK; this comes from the exons ATGGATGGAGATGAGATGACTAGGATAATCTGGGAATTCATCAAAGAAAAG CTCATCCTAACAAATGTTGATGTGGAGCTAAAATACTTTGACCTTGGCCTACCCTACCGTGACCAGACTGATGACCAGGTTACCATTGACTCAGCCTTAGCAACCAAGAAGTACAATGTTGCTGTCAAATGCGCAACTATCACACCTGACGAGGCCAGGGTTGAAG AGTTCAACTTgaagaaaatgtggaaaagtccTAATGGAACCATCAGAAACATTTTGGGTGGCACGGTTTTTCGTGAACCTATCATCTGCAAGAACATTCCCAGACTTGTTCCTGGTTGGACACAGCCTATCACAATTGGCAGACATGCCTTTGGTGACCAG TACAGAGCCACAGACTTTGTTGTGAATGCACCAGGAAAATTTAAGATCAGCTTTACTCCAGCTGATGGAAGCAAAGGCCAGGAATGGGAAGTATTCAATTTCCCTGGGGGTGGCTGTGGAATGGGCATGTACAATACTGATGAG TCCATCACTGGCTTTGCTCACAGCTGTTTCCAGTATGCTATCCAGAAAAAATGGCCTCTCTACATGAGCACCAAGAATACCATCTTGAAAGCGTATGATGGGCGCTTTAAGGACATCTTCCAGGACATCTTTGAGAA GAAATATAAGCCAGAGTTTGACAAACTGAAGATCTGGTATGAACATAGACTTATTGATGACATGGTGGCACAAGTTTTGAAGTCTTCTGGTGCTTTTGTTTGGGCTTGCAAGAACTATGATGGAGATGTCCAGTCTGATATTTTGGCTCAAG GTTTTGGCTCCCTGGGTTTGATGACCTCTGTTCTAGTGTGTCCTGATGGAAAGACCATTGAGGCTGAAGCTGCTCATGGCACAGTCACTAGGCATTACCGTGAGCATCAGAAG GGAAGACCAACCAGCACCAATCCTATTGCAAGCATCTTTGCATGGACCAGGGGACTGGAGCACAGAGGCAAGCTTGATGCAAACCCAGATTTGATTAA GTTTTCCCAGACTcttgaacgtgtgtgtgtggagactgTGGAGAAGGGGATTATGACCAAGGATCTGGCTGGCTGCATCCATGGACTGTCAAA CGTTAAGATTAATGAGCATTATGTGAACACCACGGACTTCCTAGATGCAATCAAGACCAACCTGGACAAAGTCCTGGGTAAATGA